In a single window of the Pseudomonadota bacterium genome:
- a CDS encoding chemotaxis protein CheW, with the protein MTDSLSSIDTEQVKDYVTVSLADQQFGIPILAVHDILNEQRMTQVALATGEVSGVMNIRGRIVTAIDARRLMGLPDRPAGQKSMNVVVHFRGEPYALVVDAVGEVRGMAMSAYERNPSNMDAAWAGLSQGVYRLDTGLVVILDVERIIGGLLMEKAA; encoded by the coding sequence ATGACAGACTCGCTCTCCAGCATCGATACCGAACAGGTCAAAGACTACGTGACGGTATCCCTGGCCGATCAGCAATTTGGCATTCCGATCCTGGCCGTCCACGACATCCTGAACGAGCAACGGATGACGCAGGTGGCGCTTGCGACCGGTGAGGTCTCCGGGGTGATGAACATCCGGGGTCGGATCGTGACGGCGATCGACGCGCGGCGTCTCATGGGGCTGCCCGATCGACCCGCCGGGCAGAAGAGCATGAACGTCGTCGTGCATTTCCGCGGCGAACCCTATGCGCTGGTGGTCGATGCCGTCGGCGAAGTTCGCGGGATGGCAATGAGCGCCTACGAGCGCAACCCCAGCAACATGGACGCGGCTTGGGCCGGGTTGAGCCAGGGCGTCTATCGCCTGGACACCGGTCTCGTGGTCATTCTCGACGTCGAGCGGATCATCGGCGGCCTGCTCATGGAAAAGGCCGCCTGA
- a CDS encoding chemotaxis protein CheA, which translates to MDDLIREFLTETAESMVQVDNDLVALEQDPGNADLIGRIFRLVHTIKGTCGFLGLPRLEKLAHAGENVLGRFREGSLTAAPASIGVVLESLDRIKGILAAIEQADGVEPQGDDAALIARLDAIYKGETPAETAAVATPSAEAPAAGAEAEAEPVSDPTPAAPPNAATKPEPVEPNSKAAGSETSSVRESAVANQSIRVAVELLEGLMTTVSELVLTRNQLLQALRSQDIPAIQVPLQHLSKITSELQEGIMKTRMQPIGNAWSKLPRLVRDLTVDVGKKIDLQMNGAETELDRQVLELIRDPLTHMVRNSADHGLERPEDRLAAGKPETGTITLNAFHRGGHIIIEVKDDGRGLPVEKIRRKAIQNGLVTEAAATQMTPQQIQSFIFKAGFSTAEKVTAVSGRGVGMDVVRTNIERIGGTIELASEEGKGTAFSIKIPLTLAIVAALIVAASGQRFAIPQIAVSALVRAKPEQIEHLHGAAVFRLRNRLLPLVDLGRVLGLKDESKLEGGFIVVTQVGSQCFGIVVDRVYDTEEIVVKPVAPILRALTVYAGNTILGDGSVIMILDPNGLASTIGGTTSEEEVRDSKAAQVSSGRTIAQLILFQTESDPAPKAVPLGSVARLEELESSRVEIVDGAPVVQYRDELMPLTTIDPRDQIPTSGNLSVLVFGDQKRTMGLVVQKILDIVETPLDIKLASKRLGMLGTAVIAGKATEIIDVEHFVSRAFADSLPLSAMPEESQAFRMAAE; encoded by the coding sequence ATGGACGACTTGATCCGGGAATTTTTGACGGAGACCGCCGAGAGCATGGTGCAGGTCGACAACGACCTCGTCGCCCTCGAGCAGGATCCCGGCAACGCGGATCTCATCGGCCGAATCTTCCGGCTGGTGCATACGATCAAGGGAACGTGCGGCTTTCTAGGCCTGCCACGGCTGGAGAAGCTCGCCCATGCGGGCGAGAACGTGCTGGGACGCTTCCGCGAGGGCAGTCTCACGGCTGCTCCGGCCTCGATCGGCGTCGTGCTCGAATCCTTGGATCGCATCAAAGGCATCTTGGCGGCCATCGAGCAGGCTGACGGCGTCGAGCCGCAGGGCGACGATGCCGCCCTCATCGCCCGGCTGGACGCGATCTACAAGGGCGAGACCCCGGCGGAGACCGCCGCCGTCGCGACTCCGTCGGCCGAGGCGCCCGCCGCAGGAGCCGAAGCCGAGGCCGAGCCCGTTTCCGATCCGACGCCCGCCGCACCGCCGAACGCGGCCACCAAGCCCGAGCCCGTCGAGCCGAACAGCAAAGCCGCCGGCAGCGAGACCTCGAGCGTGCGCGAGAGCGCGGTCGCCAATCAATCCATCCGGGTCGCAGTCGAGCTGCTGGAAGGCTTGATGACCACCGTCAGCGAGCTGGTGCTGACTCGCAACCAGCTGCTGCAGGCGTTGCGCAGCCAGGACATCCCGGCCATCCAGGTGCCTCTCCAGCACCTCTCGAAGATCACCTCGGAGCTGCAGGAGGGGATCATGAAGACCCGCATGCAGCCGATCGGCAATGCCTGGAGCAAGCTGCCGCGCCTGGTGCGCGACCTCACGGTCGATGTCGGCAAGAAGATCGACCTGCAGATGAACGGCGCCGAGACCGAGCTCGACCGCCAGGTCTTGGAGCTGATCCGCGATCCGCTGACCCACATGGTCCGCAATTCGGCCGACCACGGCCTCGAGCGCCCGGAAGACCGCCTCGCGGCCGGCAAGCCGGAGACCGGAACCATCACGCTCAACGCCTTTCACCGCGGCGGCCACATCATTATCGAAGTCAAGGATGACGGACGCGGCCTGCCGGTCGAGAAGATTCGTCGCAAGGCGATCCAGAATGGCCTGGTGACCGAGGCCGCCGCAACCCAGATGACCCCCCAGCAGATCCAGTCCTTCATCTTCAAGGCGGGATTCTCCACCGCGGAGAAGGTGACGGCGGTCTCCGGCCGCGGCGTCGGCATGGACGTCGTGCGCACTAACATCGAGCGCATCGGCGGCACCATCGAGCTCGCTTCCGAGGAAGGCAAGGGAACTGCGTTTTCGATCAAGATCCCGCTCACCTTGGCGATCGTCGCGGCGCTGATCGTGGCCGCGTCCGGCCAGCGCTTCGCCATTCCGCAGATCGCCGTCTCCGCGCTGGTTCGTGCCAAGCCGGAACAGATCGAGCATCTGCACGGGGCTGCGGTGTTCCGCTTGCGCAACCGCTTGCTGCCGCTCGTCGATCTCGGCCGCGTGCTCGGGCTGAAGGACGAGTCGAAGCTGGAAGGCGGCTTCATCGTCGTAACCCAAGTCGGCAGCCAATGCTTCGGCATCGTCGTCGACCGCGTCTACGACACCGAGGAGATCGTGGTGAAGCCGGTTGCGCCGATCCTGCGCGCCCTCACCGTTTACGCCGGCAACACCATTCTCGGCGATGGCAGCGTCATTATGATTCTCGACCCCAATGGGCTCGCCTCCACGATCGGCGGCACCACCAGCGAGGAGGAGGTTCGCGACTCGAAGGCAGCACAAGTGAGCTCCGGCAGGACCATCGCCCAGCTCATCCTGTTCCAGACCGAGTCCGACCCCGCCCCCAAGGCGGTGCCGCTCGGCTCGGTCGCCCGGCTGGAAGAGCTCGAGTCGAGCCGCGTGGAGATCGTGGACGGCGCGCCTGTGGTGCAGTACCGCGACGAGCTCATGCCGCTCACGACGATCGATCCGCGCGATCAGATCCCGACCTCCGGGAACCTGTCCGTACTGGTCTTCGGCGACCAGAAACGCACGATGGGCCTGGTGGTGCAGAAGATCCTCGACATCGTCGAGACCCCGCTCGACATCAAGCTCGCCTCGAAGCGGCTGGGCATGCTCGGAACCGCGGTCATCGCCGGTAAGGCGACCGAGATCATCGACGTTGAGCACTTCGTGAGCCGCGCCTTTGCGGATTCCCTGCCGCTCTCCGCCATGCCGGAGGAGAGCCAGGCATTTCGCATGGCGGCCGAGTAG
- a CDS encoding PAS-domain containing protein has protein sequence MDQAELRPDEVDPAMLRETLDALDMAVTVYGSDNRLVYWNGAAAEYFPQAAESLQRGISAEERDRSKARAGYVPLNRPFTPGADGASREEWNLRDGRRLLRRQYRTRSGGLITTYIDLTRRFEAEIRTVAALSAEVERDGLIIDATREGIYDHDCRQDSSWCSTRAHEILGLGPDALNGQRERFFALMHPDDLASYRALLLKAESEHSRFFSASMRMRHSDGTWRWIAERARLVYAEDARLARMVGSFGDVTKQHEAEEALRRTNEELEQRIAERTAHLQVEIAERRIAEESTHQAEQKLIKLFEILPVGLVVFDANERLAEANEQFFAMYPEIERDAFANATAAERIRALEFTYILNHPGGRPYSAAERREWQERRAGQVRAGIPDQCEVRSLSGRISRLISARTTDGRLIQVHHDITDLRQAEARLQDAIDNIPAGIVMFDRNMRLSMINKATRERTGTDVDRIYVPGMPLEEHVRLWWSTQPAQSQPSDAELEALVANRLRSLNSAQPDTVETRTKSGRLLRLFTARTSEGGLVQVGFDITETRQAEERLIDGINALDDSLAIYDRDDRLAIFNEAYRLELAPIAHLVTTGRHFLEIHDAIWEAGIANRSERTKEEWLKVRINAHRAATGVPVEYTRLGRHYRNAVFRTRGGETVRRTTDITDLRDAEQKLRKLFELMPVGVALCEGDGRMSEANDFYFAMYPELSSSDVIGKTIEERVTMPGYHYLLRHPDGDPFTDAEAARWKQRRISDLREGTPATVELRTPSGRIARVTSARTEDGKLILVHQDITELRQAQVQLSDLVDGLDSSILLFDSDQRLVLWNASTRRLFPRFAELLQRAMTHDQAYTLFRETGYGAPGASANAAGAFKPGTRIWQLEDGRSIEARRMRTGDGAFIITHTDISAIKQAEKRLHDAVSVLNDSFALFDAEDRLVMANEACHHELLSFVGNVVPGTTYEEILGKFWDAGVVPATSGRTREKWLNKRMAEHHAADGQPIEVRRNGRVLRVTEYRTGQGETVRLSIDVTDLRRAEERLQTAINAMSDSFVLFDADERLVLYNDAAMREFAPIADTVAPGVARRDVSNAVWNSGLILVPPNMTRDEWFEKREALYRAADGRPFEVRRPGQIRRVSETRTPTGETLYLSSDITDLRRAEERLVEAINAISDRFALYDRDDRLVLCNEPYRQVLNEIGVEITPDLTFEAILRSIWRSGRATGDGIADEEGWVALRMRPHREATGEPYEVYRAGRHVQNRAFRTKGGETVRLTTDVTVLRHAETRLIEAVNALDNSFALFDENDRLVLHNDAYRRSLEAAGPAFRIGMTYRELCEAFWEGGGAEVDGMEKEAWLEDRLTRHREATGQPLEIRRGDHRIRSMAFRTRSRETVRLVVDVTDLRRAEERLVEAINAMTGRFGLYDRDDRLVLCNEAYREELIRLGAVVSPELTFEQVLRCIWRSGEAFTDGVADVEEWVATRMRLHRAASGIPYEVVRDGRYIQNMVYRTTSGETVRLTADVTDLRRAESRLVEAINSIGDGFALFDNNDRLVLYNDAYRRQLAAAGPALRQGMSYRELCEAFWDAGMAADDGMDKDAWMELFIRRHREGSGKPIEIRRKGRNFRSKTSRTSSGETVRLSTDITDLRRAESRLLEAINSLGESFALYDENDRLVLYNDAYAREIAPIGPESHHGITYRQLCERFWEHGLVSAEGMSREQWLEDRLRRHREASGESFEIRRGDRQFRSMAFRTLSGETVRLTVDVTDLRRAEERLMEAINAMTDRFALYDRSDRLVLFNEAFRTGFARVGIDITPGLTFVDLAQLFWKSGGGGEDPNEGDPAIWLEERLKPHRDASGIPHEISRNGRHLRNTVSRTRSGEIVNLISDVTDLRQIETELRRSLAEIERLSQAELAKRSFLLQSVMDTLPSALVILDGDGKAIFWNHGFLKMAELIDRLDSQSGGPVQGSSLAALLRMLQAPDDMADALLTAGTTAVEANLPGDRTLHFELLDTERGNRLLIAQDVTLERREAADRMAVQERLLQAQKAEAIGTMAGTVAHDFNNMLTVVMGFASLSQGQVGVARSLVDKLPVGDPKAARKSLRILADAIAPLDRSLANIVEGAARGRAIVDNLNNFAKAKSGAFECSDLAVTVREAGKLARISLPSSAALHIEAPPDQSLVLHDKVRMEQALINLCLNASHALEGKPGTVTLKLERIEVDGSRAEELRKRDIESSPLHHIMDEHADGAAELWRGTLSQGPHFRIEVCDSGSGMGADVLAHIFEPFFTTKPAGTGTGLGLPSVAGIVESHGGAVHVRSKKGQGTSFNLLLPLSAETIPNGKAAETAAPAVTTVMVAASGASPASEEGALRALAADVAVGLTRMERQSREAREQAPRILVVDDEEHVCELLEMTLLRAGFEVEAYLNSTKALARIKEDPAGFDLIVTDQTMPNVTGTMLAETAHALRSDMPVLICTAFSAKVLDDRNPPPGVVGIIRKPFAPKDVVDRIRVVLATAEAARRRR, from the coding sequence ATGGACCAAGCCGAGCTGCGACCTGATGAGGTCGATCCTGCCATGTTGCGCGAGACGCTGGATGCGCTCGACATGGCGGTCACGGTTTATGGATCCGACAACCGTCTCGTCTACTGGAATGGGGCGGCGGCCGAATACTTTCCCCAAGCCGCGGAAAGTTTGCAGCGCGGAATAAGCGCCGAAGAACGGGACCGATCCAAGGCGAGAGCGGGCTATGTCCCGCTGAATAGGCCATTCACCCCCGGTGCCGACGGGGCCAGCCGGGAGGAATGGAACCTCAGGGATGGCCGAAGGCTTCTTCGCCGGCAATATCGAACCCGCTCCGGCGGCCTCATCACCACCTACATCGATCTCACCCGCAGGTTCGAGGCCGAGATCCGCACGGTCGCCGCGCTCAGCGCCGAAGTCGAGCGCGACGGCTTGATCATCGATGCGACCCGCGAGGGGATCTATGATCACGACTGCCGCCAGGACTCGAGCTGGTGCTCGACCCGCGCGCACGAGATCCTGGGCCTGGGCCCCGACGCTCTCAACGGACAGAGAGAGCGGTTTTTCGCGCTCATGCATCCCGATGACCTCGCCTCGTATCGGGCGCTCCTCCTCAAGGCCGAGAGCGAGCACTCGCGCTTCTTCTCCGCCTCCATGCGCATGCGCCACAGCGACGGGACCTGGCGCTGGATCGCGGAACGGGCCCGGCTGGTCTACGCCGAGGACGCAAGGCTGGCGCGCATGGTCGGCTCCTTCGGCGACGTGACGAAGCAGCATGAGGCCGAGGAGGCGCTGCGGCGAACCAATGAAGAGCTCGAACAGAGGATCGCCGAGCGCACGGCACATCTCCAAGTGGAGATCGCCGAGCGCCGCATCGCCGAGGAAAGCACCCACCAGGCCGAGCAGAAGCTGATCAAGCTGTTCGAGATCCTGCCCGTGGGCTTGGTCGTCTTCGACGCCAACGAACGGCTGGCCGAGGCCAACGAGCAATTCTTCGCGATGTATCCCGAGATCGAGCGCGATGCGTTCGCCAACGCCACGGCGGCGGAGCGGATCCGGGCTCTGGAGTTCACCTATATCCTCAACCACCCGGGCGGCCGGCCCTATAGCGCCGCCGAGCGCCGAGAGTGGCAGGAGCGGCGGGCAGGTCAGGTTCGTGCCGGTATCCCAGACCAGTGCGAGGTCAGATCGCTGAGCGGCAGGATCAGCCGTCTCATCAGCGCCAGAACCACCGACGGCCGGCTTATCCAGGTCCACCACGACATCACCGATCTGCGCCAGGCAGAGGCAAGGCTGCAGGATGCGATCGACAATATTCCCGCCGGCATCGTCATGTTCGACCGGAACATGCGCCTGTCCATGATCAACAAGGCGACACGGGAACGAACCGGCACGGATGTGGACCGCATCTATGTGCCCGGCATGCCACTGGAGGAGCATGTTCGGCTGTGGTGGAGCACGCAGCCCGCGCAGAGTCAGCCATCCGATGCCGAGCTCGAGGCCCTGGTGGCAAACCGGCTCAGGAGCTTGAACTCGGCGCAGCCGGACACGGTCGAGACCCGCACCAAGAGCGGCCGCCTGTTGCGGCTCTTCACCGCGCGCACGAGCGAAGGCGGTTTGGTTCAGGTCGGGTTCGACATAACCGAGACACGCCAAGCCGAAGAGCGCCTGATCGACGGCATCAACGCCCTCGACGATAGTCTGGCGATCTACGACCGCGACGACCGGCTGGCGATCTTCAACGAGGCTTATCGTCTCGAGCTGGCGCCCATCGCTCACCTGGTGACAACGGGCCGCCACTTCCTGGAGATTCATGACGCCATCTGGGAGGCTGGCATCGCGAATAGAAGCGAGCGCACCAAAGAAGAATGGCTCAAGGTCCGAATCAACGCGCACCGTGCCGCCACCGGAGTCCCCGTCGAGTACACGCGCCTTGGCAGACATTATCGGAACGCCGTGTTCCGCACCCGCGGTGGCGAAACCGTGCGCCGCACGACCGACATTACCGACCTGCGCGATGCCGAGCAGAAGCTGAGAAAGCTGTTCGAGCTCATGCCGGTGGGCGTGGCACTGTGCGAAGGCGATGGCCGTATGTCAGAGGCCAATGACTTCTACTTCGCCATGTATCCGGAGCTGTCGAGCTCGGACGTGATCGGCAAGACCATCGAAGAGCGGGTCACGATGCCCGGTTACCATTATCTTCTTCGGCATCCCGATGGTGACCCGTTCACCGACGCCGAGGCCGCTCGTTGGAAGCAGCGACGCATCAGCGATCTGCGGGAGGGCACGCCGGCCACCGTGGAGCTGCGCACGCCAAGCGGCCGCATCGCGCGCGTCACCAGCGCCCGGACGGAGGATGGAAAACTCATACTCGTGCACCAAGACATCACCGAGCTGCGCCAAGCGCAGGTTCAGCTCAGCGATCTCGTCGATGGCCTCGATAGTTCGATCCTGCTGTTCGATTCCGACCAACGCTTGGTGCTTTGGAACGCGTCCACCCGCCGGCTGTTTCCACGCTTTGCTGAGCTCCTACAGCGAGCGATGACACATGATCAAGCCTACACGCTCTTCCGAGAGACCGGCTATGGTGCCCCGGGCGCGAGCGCCAATGCCGCGGGCGCGTTCAAGCCGGGAACACGCATATGGCAGCTCGAGGACGGACGCTCGATCGAAGCGAGACGCATGCGCACCGGGGATGGCGCATTTATCATCACCCACACCGATATCAGCGCCATCAAGCAGGCCGAGAAGCGTCTGCACGATGCGGTCAGCGTGCTCAATGACAGCTTCGCCTTGTTCGATGCCGAGGATCGGCTGGTCATGGCGAATGAGGCGTGCCATCACGAATTGCTGTCCTTTGTCGGCAATGTGGTCCCGGGCACGACCTACGAGGAGATCCTGGGGAAGTTTTGGGACGCCGGCGTGGTGCCGGCCACGTCCGGAAGAACCCGGGAAAAATGGCTGAACAAGCGCATGGCCGAGCACCATGCCGCAGATGGACAGCCGATCGAGGTCAGGCGAAATGGCCGCGTGCTCCGGGTGACGGAATACCGGACCGGCCAGGGCGAGACCGTGCGCCTGTCCATCGATGTGACCGACCTCCGGCGCGCCGAGGAGCGGTTGCAGACGGCGATCAACGCCATGAGCGACAGCTTCGTGCTGTTCGACGCCGACGAACGGCTCGTTCTCTACAATGACGCGGCCATGCGGGAGTTCGCGCCGATCGCAGACACAGTCGCGCCGGGAGTTGCCCGCAGGGATGTCAGCAACGCCGTCTGGAACTCGGGCTTGATCTTGGTTCCGCCCAACATGACCCGCGATGAATGGTTCGAGAAGCGCGAGGCGCTCTACCGTGCTGCCGACGGGCGGCCCTTCGAGGTTCGCCGTCCCGGGCAGATCCGACGCGTGAGCGAAACGCGCACGCCCACCGGCGAAACTCTCTACCTCTCCTCGGACATCACCGATCTTCGGCGCGCCGAAGAGCGCCTGGTCGAGGCGATCAATGCGATCTCCGACCGGTTTGCGCTGTATGACCGCGACGACCGTCTAGTTCTTTGCAACGAGCCCTATCGGCAGGTCTTGAATGAGATCGGCGTCGAGATTACGCCCGATCTGACCTTCGAGGCGATCCTGCGCAGCATCTGGCGCTCAGGGCGAGCGACTGGCGACGGGATCGCCGATGAAGAGGGGTGGGTTGCGCTCCGTATGCGGCCGCATCGCGAGGCGACCGGCGAGCCCTACGAGGTGTATCGGGCAGGGCGCCACGTTCAGAACCGGGCGTTCCGCACCAAGGGCGGTGAGACGGTGCGGCTGACGACCGACGTGACTGTTCTGAGACACGCCGAGACGCGCCTAATCGAGGCGGTCAACGCGCTGGATAACAGCTTCGCCCTCTTCGACGAGAATGACCGCCTGGTCCTGCACAACGATGCCTATCGCCGCTCTTTGGAGGCGGCAGGCCCGGCCTTTCGCATCGGCATGACCTACCGGGAGCTATGCGAAGCATTCTGGGAAGGCGGCGGCGCCGAGGTCGACGGCATGGAGAAGGAAGCGTGGCTGGAGGATCGCCTCACTCGACATCGGGAAGCGACCGGCCAGCCGCTCGAGATCCGCCGCGGGGACCATCGTATTCGCAGCATGGCCTTCCGGACCCGCAGCCGCGAGACAGTACGGCTCGTCGTCGACGTCACCGATCTACGCCGGGCCGAGGAACGCCTGGTCGAGGCGATCAACGCCATGACCGGCCGCTTCGGACTCTACGACCGGGACGACCGCTTGGTTCTCTGCAACGAGGCCTATCGCGAGGAGCTTATACGGCTGGGCGCCGTCGTATCGCCGGAGCTGACCTTTGAGCAGGTTCTCCGCTGTATCTGGCGATCGGGCGAGGCCTTCACCGACGGGGTCGCCGATGTGGAGGAGTGGGTTGCCACTCGGATGCGATTGCACCGTGCGGCGAGCGGCATTCCCTACGAGGTCGTCCGCGATGGCCGCTATATCCAGAACATGGTCTACCGGACGACGAGCGGCGAGACCGTGCGGCTCACGGCCGACGTGACCGATCTACGCCGAGCCGAGTCGCGTCTCGTCGAGGCGATCAACTCGATCGGAGACGGCTTTGCGCTGTTCGACAATAACGATCGTCTCGTCCTCTACAACGACGCCTACCGCCGTCAGCTCGCCGCCGCCGGCCCGGCCCTGCGCCAGGGAATGAGCTATCGGGAGTTGTGCGAAGCCTTCTGGGACGCCGGAATGGCCGCGGACGACGGCATGGACAAGGACGCATGGATGGAGCTGTTCATCAGGCGGCATCGAGAGGGCTCCGGAAAGCCGATCGAGATCCGGCGGAAAGGCCGCAATTTTCGCTCGAAGACGTCCCGGACGAGCAGCGGCGAGACCGTCCGCTTGTCAACCGACATCACCGACCTTCGGCGTGCCGAGTCACGTCTTCTGGAGGCTATCAATTCGCTCGGCGAAAGCTTCGCACTTTACGACGAGAACGACCGCCTGGTTCTCTACAACGACGCCTACGCCCGCGAGATCGCGCCGATCGGACCGGAATCTCATCATGGCATTACCTACCGGCAATTGTGCGAGCGGTTCTGGGAGCACGGCCTCGTCTCCGCCGAGGGCATGAGCCGGGAGCAATGGCTCGAGGATCGATTGCGCCGTCACCGCGAGGCTTCCGGCGAATCCTTCGAGATTCGCCGCGGCGATCGCCAGTTCCGCAGCATGGCGTTCCGGACCTTGAGTGGCGAGACCGTCCGGCTGACGGTCGATGTGACCGATCTCCGGCGCGCCGAGGAACGGCTGATGGAGGCCATCAACGCAATGACCGATCGGTTCGCGCTCTATGATCGCAGCGATCGTCTGGTGCTGTTCAACGAAGCGTTCCGCACGGGCTTCGCCCGCGTCGGCATCGACATAACCCCGGGTCTGACCTTCGTCGACCTGGCCCAGCTGTTTTGGAAATCCGGCGGCGGAGGCGAGGACCCGAACGAGGGCGATCCGGCGATTTGGCTGGAAGAGCGCCTGAAGCCGCATCGCGACGCGAGCGGCATCCCCCATGAGATCTCCCGCAACGGCCGCCATCTCCGCAACACGGTGTCGCGCACCAGGAGCGGCGAGATCGTCAATCTGATCTCGGATGTGACCGATCTAAGGCAGATCGAAACCGAGCTCAGGCGCTCGCTGGCGGAGATCGAACGGCTGAGCCAGGCGGAGCTCGCCAAGCGTAGCTTCCTTCTGCAATCGGTCATGGATACGTTGCCCTCCGCGCTCGTCATCCTCGATGGCGACGGCAAGGCGATATTCTGGAACCACGGCTTTCTCAAGATGGCGGAGCTCATCGACCGTCTGGATAGCCAGAGCGGCGGCCCGGTGCAAGGCTCGAGCCTGGCCGCGCTTCTGCGGATGCTGCAGGCGCCCGACGACATGGCCGATGCCTTGCTGACAGCCGGCACGACCGCGGTCGAGGCGAACTTGCCGGGCGACCGAACGCTGCATTTCGAGCTGCTGGATACCGAGCGCGGCAACCGGCTCCTGATCGCTCAGGACGTGACCTTGGAGCGCCGCGAGGCGGCCGACCGCATGGCCGTGCAGGAAAGACTCCTGCAAGCGCAGAAGGCCGAAGCCATCGGCACCATGGCCGGAACCGTCGCCCACGACTTCAACAACATGCTGACCGTGGTCATGGGCTTCGCCTCGCTGTCGCAGGGCCAGGTCGGCGTCGCCCGGTCGCTCGTCGACAAGCTGCCGGTCGGCGATCCCAAGGCCGCGCGGAAATCGCTCCGCATCTTGGCCGATGCGATCGCCCCGCTCGATCGCTCGCTCGCCAACATCGTCGAGGGGGCGGCGCGCGGCCGCGCCATCGTCGACAATCTCAACAACTTCGCCAAGGCAAAATCCGGAGCCTTCGAGTGCAGCGATCTCGCCGTCACCGTGCGCGAGGCGGGCAAGCTCGCCCGGATTTCGCTGCCTAGCAGTGCGGCGCTGCACATCGAAGCCCCGCCCGATCAGAGTCTGGTCCTCCATGACAAGGTCAGGATGGAGCAAGCGCTCATCAATCTCTGCCTCAACGCCAGTCACGCCTTGGAAGGAAAGCCCGGCACGGTCACGTTGAAGCTCGAGCGGATCGAGGTGGATGGCTCGCGGGCCGAAGAACTGCGCAAACGCGACATCGAGTCGAGCCCTCTCCACCACATCATGGACGAGCATGCCGACGGCGCGGCCGAGCTATGGCGCGGTACGCTGAGCCAAGGCCCGCACTTTCGCATCGAAGTCTGCGACTCCGGTAGCGGGATGGGTGCCGATGTCCTCGCTCATATCTTCGAGCCGTTCTTCACCACCAAGCCTGCCGGTACCGGCACCGGCTTGGGCCTCCCCTCCGTGGCCGGCATCGTCGAGAGCCACGGCGGAGCCGTGCATGTGCGCTCGAAGAAGGGACAAGGTACGAGCTTCAACTTGCTGCTGCCTTTGAGCGCCGAGACGATACCGAATGGCAAGGCGGCGGAAACTGCCGCCCCGGCCGTGACGACGGTGATGGTGGCGGCCTCCGGAGCCTCGCCCGCAAGCGAGGAAGGCGCTTTGCGTGCGCTTGCCGCCGATGTGGCGGTCGGCTTGACGCGAATGGAAAGGCAGTCCCGGGAAGCGCGCGAGCAGGCGCCCCGCATCCTGGTGGTCGACGATGAGGAGCACGTCTGCGAGCTCCTGGAGATGACGCTGCTGCGAGCCGGTTTCGAGGTCGAAGCCTATTTGAACTCGACCAAGGCCTTGGCGCGGATCAAGGAAGATCCTGCCGGCTTCGACCTGATCGTCACCGACCAGACCATGCCGAACGTCACCGGAACGATGCTGGCCGAGACGGCGCACGCGCTCAGGTCCGACATGCCCGTGCTCATCTGCACGGCCTTCTCAGCCAAGGTGCTGGATGACCGCAATCCGCCGCCGGGAGTCGTCGGCATCATCCGCAAACCATTTGCGCCCAAGGACGTGGTTGACCGGATCAGGGTCGTCCTGGCGACGGCCGAGGCGGCGCGCCGCCGGCGCTGA